GCGGCTGTTGCAATGCCACCTACCAGGGCATAGGTTAGAAATTGAGGTTGCTTCAATACCATCAGAAAGCTGCCTAATACCGCTCTGGGCCGCAGAGAAAGTGATGGGTCGGCGGGTTTGCCATCTGGTAACGCAAAGTAAGAACTTACCAGAATCAGCACTGTAATAACAGCCAGAATGATGAAGATGGAATGCCAGCCGAGTAGTTCAGAAGCATACCCGCCTACTGTAGGGGCTATCATCGGCGAAACGGCCACAACCAGAATGAGTAACGAGAAAATCTGGGCAATCTGATTGACCGGAAACAGATCGCGAACCAATGCCTGAGCAGCTACCAGACCTACACAACCACCCAGCGCCTGAATGAGCCGCATGGCAATCAATGTTTCGATGGAAGTAGCCATCGCACAACCAACGGATGCCAGGACATACACCGCCAAACCCGCGTACAAAGGGAGCTTGCGTCCGAATCGGTCCAGAAGTGGACCATAGAGAAGTTGGCCGACCGAGATACCAATCAGGTAGGCCGTTAGTGATAACTGAACCTGAGCAATAGACGTGTGCAGATCGCGGGCAATAGCTGGAAAGCCCGGCAAATACATGTCGATGGAAAATGGACTGATCGTGGACAACGTGCCCAGAATCAGGATAATAACAAAATGCTGTCTGCGAGTCATTCACTCAGAGGGGAGGTACTTACCTGTATAGACGCTCAGACGTTACCGATTGTTCCACCTTCGAAAATATTGTTAAGTTTTCTTTAGTAGATGCTGCTGACGGCTGAATAACATAATTGGGCAGTTGAACCATCGGTTCATACACTTCAGGCAATACGGGATGGACAACTGTCTCGGATCAGCCTAATTTGCATTGTGATAAATCTTCAAACACACAATGTTGAACCGCAAGGACGCTAAGGCGCAACGAATCAATTAGTAATAATTCGTTGCGCCTTAGCGTCCTTGCGGTTCAAAAAACCATAAAACAACATCGATGAACATTAACGCTTATCTAACCCGAATCCACTACGCTGGCCCCGTAGACGTTTCGCTTGAAACCTTGCAAAATCTCCACTACCAGCATCTGCTATCCATACCCCTCGAGAACCTGGATATTCATTACGGGCGGGACATTGTGTTGGATACGGACGTCCTGTTTACTAAACTCATCACGAAAAAACGTGGAGGGTTTTGCTACGAACTGAATGGACTTTTCTGTGAATTACTTCGGGCAATTGGCTTTACGGCTAAACTGGTGTCGGGGCAGGTCTTTGAACCAGGGAAAGGATTCAACGATGAATTTGACCATGCAGCCATTATCGTTCATTTGAACGGTATCGACTGGCTGGTCGATGTAGGGTTTGGCCGTCGGTTTCCACTTTATCCGATAGCTATTCAACCCGGCGAGATTCAGGAAGATAGGACGGGTCTATACACAATCAGGTCATACAATGCCGCCTATTGGGTCATTCAGTATCAGAATGAAACAGGTAACTGGGTGCCTGCGTACCTCTTCACGACCGTTTCGCGCCAACTGACCGACTTCAGAAGTATGTGCCGTTATCATCAAACGTCATCGGCATCCTACTTTACGCAGAATATGCTTTGTACGCTCGTAACGCCAAACGGCCGGATTACCCTTACCGACGACAAATTGAAAATTACAGAGCAGGGCCGGGTAACTGAACAGCCGGTCGATGATGCTGATGACTTTGAGTACCTGCTGGAAACGCACTTCGGCATTCGGATGAGCTGGGACATTTACGCCCTACGTCCCGAAGTGCTGTTGTTTGCCATCCAGGCCAGCGATTCCAGTTACCGAACCCCGGTCAATGGACTGGCCAACTATTATTTTTCGCATCCGCATCCATAAATACGCCACCCGTTAAGCTCACCGACTGAAGTTTCTTCTTAATCGGGAGCTTAACCATAGCCTGTTTCTGATTAGCCTGCCAGATAGCTGGTGTCTGATGGAAAGTTTCCTTTGTACCATCGGCAAAGGTGACGACTATATCTACTGGTACGGCAAATCCACCGATATTTTGTAGGGTAATGGTAGCCTGAGATGCAGTCGATTCTACCTTCTGAATGGCCAGGTCGATGTAGTTATGGCTGAAAAACCAGTTGTTCCAGAACCAGTTCAGATCTTTGCCTGATGCGCTGTTAAAGCTGAAAAACATATCCCAGGGAGTGGGGTGCTTCCCATGCCAGCGGTCGATAAACGTGTGCAGGCTTTTTTTGAATTCGACATCGCCGAGCAAATCCTTGAGAGCCAAATAACCTAGAGCCGCTTTACCGTATTCGTTATTGCCAAGCGCTGCCCCGCTCAGAATATTGGCTGGCGTGATGATCGGTAAATCCTGCTCGGCCGATGGGTCTTTGATCCAGCTATTGACCCGGAAGTTCAGAAAGTTTTTCGTCGCCTGCTCATACCCCAGATCGGCCTGACTGATGAGGTATTCGAAGGCCGTAATCCAGCCTTCATCCATAAAGCCGTAGCGGGTTTCGTTGATACCCATGTAAAACGGGAACCAGGTATGGGCTAGCTCATGCTCGGCTACGAACCGTGAGAAATTTAGGTCGGGCGTGCTGCTGTCGTTAACCAGCATCGGGTATTCCATATCGGCAAAACCCTGCACGATGGTTGTTTTGGAGTAAGGATACGGAACGCCGGGGAGATTGTTCGAAAACCAGTCGAGTGCATGTCGCCCGAAGCGAACCATCTGGTGAAAATCGGCCGCGTTATCCAGAAAAGCCGCCTGCACACTGGCCCGTCGATTCGTCTTTTTATCGACTACCACGCTGGATGCATCCCATACATAGTGATTGCTGATACACAGTGCCATATCTGGCACATTGTTCGCCTTCCATTTCCAGCTATTGACGGCCTGCTGCGTTGTGACCTTCCCGCTCGTCATATCAGCTAGCATGGCTACATGAATAACCGAATCGGTAGTCATCGACTCCGTCAGGCGTTTGGCGAAAGCAGGTTGTAGAACCTCGGCGGCATTCTGTAAATCGCCCGTTGCCCAGACTACGTAGTCTTTGGGAACATTGATGGTGAGCGTATAGTCGTTGAAGTCATTGTAAAACTCCTGGGCTTCAGTAAACGTGGTACGATCCCAGCCGTAATAGTCGTCCATAACGGCTATGCGCGGATAGAAATACGCCAGAAAGAACGTCGTTGAGTCGAGCATACCTTCCCGATTGCTTTCCAGCGACATATCGAAATGCCAGTCGAAGGAAAGTTTTACAGAATCGTGGGGCATCAGTGGTTTCGTGAGAACAACCTGCCGCCAGGTAGCCGTACCGGCATCCCGCCAGTTTTTAGTAATTCCGTTTTCTGCATAGCGGTCGATGTGTATACCCGAAGTCAGGTAATCGGGCGAGGCTGGGGCCTGTCGGATGGCACCCGGTTGATGGCTGTTGAGAAAGAGCTTAAAAACGAGGATAGTAAGTGTATCGGGGCTGTTGTTGGTATAGGTGATGTCTTCTGTTCCCCGAATGGCCCGATTGGGTGGCGCTGCCGTAACCGTGATAGCATAGCGGGCCGAGTTTTGCCAATAGTTTTTGCCGGGCTTACCATCCATTGAGCGGGTGCCTTTCTGGTACGCCTGTTTGATGTTTCGTGGCATATATAAACTCTGGGCCTGCATAAGGCCTACGCTGGCAGCTATCAACAAAGTAGTCATCAACGGTTTTCTGAAGGCAAATGGACTGATTCGCATACTGATTATGACTAAGAATAGGTGCAAGCTACTAAAAAGCCGAAAAGTCGATGCTCAAATTTGGAAGAGTGGTAAGCGTAATAAAGTTGATCGGGAGGTTCATCAAATCGGTTATGAAACGTTACAGAATATTTTGTGGTTTTACTCGTACTACTAAAAAAAGATCGCCATGGAACAGTCTGCTTTATCAATGCCTTCTGGACGATTAAATCCATTACAAGTTAGTTTACTCCGACTTTTTAATCGAGAAATGACTGATGACCAAGTGCTTGAATTAAAGCGCGTATTGGTTCAGTATTATTCAGAGCGATTGAAGGATGAAGTAGAACTAGCTGTAGTTGAGCGCAGCTATACACAAGCCGATTTTGACAATATGTTAAATGAGAACTCCTGATGTTACGGATTGTTGTCGATACAAATTGTCTATTGGCGTCTATCTCTCCTCGTAGCTCATATTATAAACTTTATCGACTATTTGAGCGTGAAAAGCTTGAGTGGGTAGTCAGTAATGAAATTTTGACGGAATATGGCGAAAAGCTAATTGAAAACTATTCGATACAAACGGCTGATCTAGTGCTGACTATTCTGACACTCGCCCCCAATACATTATTTCAGGAAGCTTATTACAACTGGCAGCTTATTGAAGAAGACCCAGACGATAATAAGTTTGTAGATGTTGCTATTGCGGCTGGGGCAGATTATCTGATTACGAATGATAGTCATTTCCGTGTGCTGAAGAAACTCGTATTTCCTAAAGTCAACATAGTTTCTTTACCTGACTTCTCAGATATGATTTCCGAAGATTAATAAGCATAAATAAAAACCGGGAATACAAGTAAACTCGTATTCCCGGCGAAAATCCGTTATACAACTGCTTATACGCCCAGTGGACCGCCCAGGGTAACATTCGTACCAGCGCTGGGCGTGGAATGGATACCAGCATGATGGCTGCCTGGGTGATGTTCCTCTTCTTCTTTAGAACCTTTGTTGATAAACGATTCGGCCAGGATTGTCAATTTCCGGTCGGTTTCCTTTTCTTCTTCTAGTGTCATCGCCAGCAGTTCGGCCGATTGGGTGAAATCAAGCACATGGGCCAGCGTTAGTAAGGAGCCATAGATAGCGATTTCATAATGTTCGATAGCCTGTGCGGCAATAATCAGTCCAGCATCGCGGGTAAGCGACCCCGGCTCTGTATTGTCGATAACCCATTGAGCATCATGGATTAATCCGTCGATTGCTGTTGATCTATGCTCCTCGGCCCGAATACCGATAATTCGGAATATTTCTTCTAGTCGTTCAACCTGTGTACGGCTTACCTCCTCATGATGGGCAAAAGCATGACCAACTTCGTCGGTTGTGCTGGCTTCTGCCTGATCCGCCAATGCATCGACAGTTCGCTTTTCGGCATAGTATACACTTTTCAGGTTGGTGATAAACAGGTCACGTAGCCCTTCATCAGCAGTGGAGTCATTTCCACTGAAAAAACTCGCAATTCGTTCTCCCAAAGAGGCCATATCACTTTATTGTTAATGTAAAATAATGATTAACAATAATGGTATCTAAATCTGTGCCAGATGCTGACTATCAGCAGTGTATGAATTGATAGATATCAGAATGATACTATTTTTCCACAGTTATTGTGGGGAATTGTCGCTTTCCTACTCCTTATTTTAATACCCTGCAGCCTGCCCATCTTTTCGCATTTCGGATGCCCCCCAATAAATTCGATTGACTGCGTCCCAGTGAATGGCTTGATAACCGCCGAAGAAATCGGTTGAAGACAGGTGGTGGCCCCGCTTTTCCAGGTCATCACGAACCTCCTTACTAATACCACTTTCCAGCGCCAGTCGCCCTCCATCGGTCATGATTGTACCAATTGGTTCACTACTACCCGAATGGCTAAATCGGGCTGCATCGCCCGCTTCCTGTACGTTCATACCAAAATCGATGATGTTACACAGCACCTGCACGTGGCCTTGTGGCTGCATAGCTCCTCCCATAACCCCGAAGCTGAGAAACGGCTCCCCATTTTTAAGCACGAAACCGGGTATGATAGTGTTGAACGGACGCTTGCCAGGTGCGTAGACGTTGGCATGGCCGGATTGCAGATTAAAACTGGTGCCCCGGTTATGCAGAACGAATCCAAGTCCATCAGGTACCAGACCACTACCAAACTCCAGCATATTGCTTTGAATGAGTGACACAATATTCCCCTGTTCATCGGCAACCGTCAGGTAAACGGTGTCGCCGGTACGAAGGGCTGGGTCGCCGGCATCCAGATGTTCGGAGGCTTTTTTTGGGTCGATCAGTTTCCGGCGTTGGGCCGCATAGTCTTTTGTGAGTAACCACTTAGTTGAAGCCTTGGCAAAAGCAGGGTCAGCATAGTATTTGGCTCGATCTTCAAAGGCTAACTTCTTGGCTTCGACGAGCAAGTGGAGGTAGTCGGCACTGTTATGGCCTAGTTTTTTCAGGTCATACCCTTCCAGAATGTTCAGCATCTCCAGCACTGAAATTCCCTGGCCATTAGGTGGTAACTCGTACACATCGTACCCCCGGTAATTCACTGAAACAGGATCGATCCACGTACTTTGATGAGCTGCTAAATCGGCTTTTCGTATATACAAACCTGCTCGTTGCGCATAGCGATCTATAGCATCGGCAAGGCTACCCTTATAAAAAGCATCCCGGCCACTCGTAGCAATTTTTTCGTATGTAGTAGCCAGATCAGGGTTTCGGAACAATTGCCCTTCAACCGGCGCTTTGCCGTTGATCAGGAAGGTTTTGCGGAAGTTGCCGAATTCCTGAACAATGGCTTCACTAGCGGCCAGCCGGTTAGCGGCAACCTGCCAGGAGTAAGCAATAACCTGCGGAACGGGAGCCCCCTCGCGGGCGTAGCGGATGCTGGGAGCCAGAAGGGTATGCATGGGTAATTTGCCAAACCGATGATGTAACTGAAACCACCCATCCACCGCGCCCGGTACCGAAACCGATAAAGGGCCATAAAGCGGAAGCTGTTTTTTGTCGCCCAGTAGTTTCTGCAACGCTTCGTAGGTAAGTCCTTTTGGCGACCGGCCACTGGCATTCAGGCCGTACAATTTTTTATCCTTCGCCGACCAGACAATGGCAAACAGATCGCCACCGATACCACCGTTATTGGGCTCGACAACACCTAAGGCAGCATTCGCAGCAATGGCGGCATCAATGGCCGTTCCACCTTGTTTTAATATATCCAGCCCGATCTGGGTAGCCAGGGGATGACTGGTTGCTACCATACCATGCTGACCTAATACCGGGCTGCGTGTAGCAAAAGTAGGGCCTGTAATTCGATCTCCTTTGCCTATCTGCTGGCCATGCAGCGGGAGATAGACTAGCCAAATGATTGGTAAGCAGAAATAAAGGCAAAGCCGATTCATAGAGCTAAACAGTTTACGTTTAAACGCAGGAGTACGCTCCACTTACTGTAGTACCCAATTCAAGGTCATTACACCGGCCAGCCCAGATACCGAAACCAGCGTTTCCATGATCGACCAGGTTTTGAGTGTATCGGCCATAGAAAGTTGAAAATACTCCCGAAACAGCCAGAATCCCGTATCGTTTACGTGGGAGAACATCATGCTCCCGGCGCCGATACTCAAGACCATCAAATTCGGCTCAACGCCCGAAGTGGCCAGGAGTGGCGTTACAAACCCAGCGGTGGTAATCCCCGATACAGTCGACGAGCCAACACAGACCCGAATAAGCGCGGCCATACCCCAGGCCAGAACATACGGGTGAAGCGTTGAGTGTTGCATCAGATCGGCTATCGACTGGTTCACGCCACCATCCGTCAAGACTTGCTTAAGCGCACCCGCACCACCAAAAATTAGAAACAGCATAGCCACATCCTTAATGGCATCACCAAACAGGGCGGTTACTTCGGGCATTGTTTTTCCTCGCCACAAGCCCAGAGTAAACGATGCCAGAACGACCGCCAGGAACATGCTCACGATGGGTTCGCCCATAAAGAGTAGCGTTTGTTGCTGCCAGGAGTTGGTTGGCAGAAAGGGACTAATCAACGTGCTGATGCCAATGAGCAGAATCGGAAACAGAACCGTCAGAAAGCTTACAGCGGTCGAAGGAGTCTGATGAGTCTCCAGATTGGGAGCAATGAATGCCGGGTTGGGCAGGTTAGTGTATCGCTTTAGTGTGGAGCCGAATAAAGCACCTGACACCAGAATGGCCGGAATCGATACAAGGATGCCGTAGAAAAGCGTCAGGCCCATGTTGGCGTTGAACTGCTTTAGTATAGCCAGGGGAGCCGGATGGGGTGGTAAATAGCCCTGTGTAACGGACAGAGAAGCCAGCATCGGCAGGCCAATGTACAGAGCCGGTAGTTTATAGCGATAGGCTACAGTGATGACCAGCGGAGCCAGCAACATAAACCCCACCGAATAGAACAATGGTAAGCCAACAATAAAACCCGTAACCATAAAGGCCCAACGCGCATGCCGGGTACCTACCAGCCCCATCATACTACTGGCAATGCGCTCGGCAGCTCCACTTTGTGCCACCAGTTTCCCCAGCATAGCGCCCAGGGCAATAATGGCCGTAATAGAGGCCAGTGTGCCACCGATCCCTTTCTGAATGGCGTCGACAATAGCTAAAGGTTTAAGGCCTAAAGCCAGTCCAACGCCTACCGATACGGCCAGAAATGCCAGAAAGGTATGTAAACGAACCCATGAAATGAGTGCTATCAGCGTCAGTATGCCAAGCAGGGTAATGGTTAGAGGCATGATGGAAATTAAGGAGTCGTTCCGGGTTTGTGGTGGAAAGGCGCCAATTAGTAGATTTTAACCTTATATCGGTAGCGACCTCTGAAATACTCCCTCATCTTCACCACTTCCCGGCTCTGATCCGAAATCCAGAATGTGGCATACACACCTTGCTGACCGTAATCAATTTTTAAGAGCCAACAGTTGATCGTAGTCGCTCCTCCTATCGATAAATCTTCTTTCCCGGTCACGGTCAACCGATAATAGCTGGCCGATGGGCTCCCCGGTTCGTAGAAGGCAATAGCAAACTCCTGACCTACTCGTTTGAAGGGAAGCAGCGGAAGGATTTCCAGATCCATCGGAAACGCAAAGGCAGGTGGGTTCATGATTACTCGAAACGAACTGTCTTTAGCGGTATGCTGATCAGCAGCCGGTATGGTTACGGTGGTGCCGTTAAAGACAAAATTCCGATTCCCTCGTTTGGTATAGGTAGCTCTATGGGTAAGTGGCGCCAGTGAAGGGAATAATCCAGTAGTTGTCACGTTGGCCAGTAGCGAGTCTTTCTGAAACCATTGCCAATTAAACTGGTAGATTTTTTGACCGGTGGAGGTAGCGCTCAGGCGAATCGTCCGATCCCAGAGATCGGCAGAAGAGAGCCGATGCCCAAGGCTATCTTCAAAAAAGACAGCATACGTACGTTTCACTTCCCGAAATGCAGCCACGTTTAACCTTAAGTTGGCTGTATTAATTGTATCAATTTGCGCACTAACTGTGTTGACTAAACTGCCAAGTAAAAGAAATGCCAGAAGAAATCGGTGCATGGTTAAAGCCAGAGTTGAGGAAGGGCCAAGTTACCAATTTCAGGCTCTGTTTCTACCGTTTTTGCTCCGAACGGAAGTCCATGGCAAACTGAGTGGCGAGCAGGTTGCTGCAAGTTTTATATTAAAATTAAGTACTATAAAAATAGTTTAATAAAAAATTTGTTATTTATTATGAGATTATTCTCATTATTGCTTCAAGCAAAACCACAGATATTTATAGTTATGAGTAATTCGAATCAACTCCAATATTTCATATCGCAATCCTATCGGCAGGTTCAACTTTCGGTTGAGAAAGGAACAACACATTATCCGTACAGTGATTTTAATACACAGTTCAACCAATTGCTGGAAGCTTCGGGCGACGAAGCTTATGCACGTAACCTGACCATTCAGTTAGTGGAAGAGGCCGCGCAGTATCGCCAGACTACCGATTATCTGCGCCAGGAAATGGCTTTTGAAGCCCAGGCATCTACTTTGGTAGACCGTACTACGGCTGTTGCGCTCGATCAGCATCACGATGCTGCATTGGTTGACCGTCGCATGCATCGGCACGCTCCACGTACCAATCAGCTAGTGGCTGAGTTGGTTTGATGAGTTTTATTTGCAAGTACGACCCCATTGGGTTCGCATGTCTATAGCTAAGAGATTTACCCTATAAACATGCAAACCCCGACGGGGTCGTACCAAATCTGACAGAAAAGTAAGATCAAAGTAACGCCGTTGGCTCAATCTAACAGGGTTGAAAACCAAGTATTAAGCCTTCCGAATCAAATCCAGTAGTTTGCGGTCCAGCTTATGGCCGTACCAATCTTCATAGGCTACGTCTGTTCGACCGGAGTCCAGAATGCCGAAGGAGCCCACAAACTCCCAGAGTGCGAAGCCGATTCCATGGCTGGATAGAATGTCGAGCACATCGCTGAACCAGGCTAGAAATACACCATGTGGCGTTTTATTCCAGCAACCGCACTCGCCACAATGGACCCCCACGCCCTTGTTGACCAGTTCAATCCAGGGTTGATAAAATGTTTCAAGCATGGCCCGGCTGAGATATTTGTCGCCCACCTGCCCCGGCCATTTGGGTTCAGGCAGATGGTCTGGGTCTTTATTGGCCCAGGGCGCTTTATAGTGTGAAATGATCCCCGGATTATATCCCCGGCAACTTTGCGCAATATCCAGGTCGACTAATTCGGGAATGACCGAGCTGCCGGTATTGTTTCCATCGGCAATAATCAAGTGCTTCGGATTTTCCTTTCGAATGGCGTTGGAAGCGGCCATCGCTACCTTTCTGTATACATCACCCGGTACTGTACTATGGGGCGAATGCTGATCGTTCATATCGGTCCGCATACTAGGTTCGTTGAGCAGATCGAAGCTGATTTGCTTCGACGATACAGTTTTGTACCGCTTTGCCCACATATTCCAGTGGAAACAGAACGCATCCAGTGCAGCCTGATCTTTCCAGAGGTTATAGGGTTCATGGAAGCCCGCGTTCACACAGTAGCCTGGTGCCCGGTGTAAGTTCAGGCTCACATGCAGGTTATACCTGTGGGCCATCGATACTAACTGGTCGATTCGATCGACCAACTGTGGGTCAATCTGATACACTTCGTCGGGGGTAATGTTGCGGCTCCGGTCGAATTTCAGATATGACGGGTAGGCAATGGGTATCCGAACGAAGTCGAATCCCCAATCCTGCATCCATTTGAAATAATCTTCCTTCGTGGCTGGGCGGCTGTTGGCCGGGTCAGGTGAGAAGAAATCCAGCAGGTTAAACCCCTTCCATTTAGGCAGTTTGTTTTTGCCCTGAAAGGCTGGTTGCGGAGTTGCCAGCAGGTCCGGTCCTGCTGTACTCAGCGCTGTTGCCAGCAGGCTTGTATTCCGAATAAATGTCCGTCGTTCCATACGTGGAAGAGAGTAGCAAATTCTTAATCTACTCGCAGAACCCTGCTGTATCGTAATGTTTTCTGTATTTCCCGCTCCAACTGAAGGCTTCATGAGAAATTACGGATAGTTATTCGATTGGTCAGTCAAGTAAAAACGAGGGTATTGACGTCTTATAAGGCAAATCTTGCATGTTGACGATAAAAAGAAACCAATAACCATGAAAAAAGACCTTTTCGCGTTGGGCCTGGCTACCCTTTCCTTACTGGGGGTATCCGATAGTTTTGCTCAGAAAGGAAAGCCGTTGTACACGTTTCCGATTGGGGTTGAGTCGTATACCTACCGGGCCAGCTTCCCCAAAAATGTTATTGCTACCCTGGATACCATTAAAGCACTGGGCATTACCGACATGGAAGGAGGTGCCCCAAAAGGCTATACCGAAGCCGAATTCAAAAAGCTATGCGACGAACGAGGTATTAAAATTTCGGCTACGGGTGGCGGATACGAACAACTGGCCAAAGACCCTACTGACGCGATCAATAAAGCAAAAGCACTGGGCGCTTCGTACATCATGTGCGCCTGGATTCCTCACGAAAGAGGCCATTTTAACCTCGATAATGCTAAAAAAGCCGTAGAGGATTTTAACCGCATCGGCAAAGCCATGAAGGACCAGGGCATTACTTTTTGCTACCATAATCATGGTTACGAGTTCCACCCTTACGAAGATGGTACGCTGTTCGACTATATTGTAAAAAATACCAACCCCGAATACGTTTCGTTCGAGATGGATATTTTGTGGGCGCAACACGGTGGGGCCGACCCAGTTGCCCTACTGAAAAAATATGGTAGTCGCTTTAAGCTGATGCACCTGAAAGACCTCAAAAAAGGGGTAAAAGGTGATCTGACGGGCGGTACTCCTCCCGAAAACGATGTAGTACTCGGCCAGGGACAGGTGAATATTCCTGAGATTTTACGGTTGGCGAAGAAAGCAGGTGTAAAACACTACTACATTGAGGACGAGAGTAACAAAGAATACGAACAAATGCCTAAGAGCATTGCTTATTTGAAGAGTTTGAAGGAGTAAGTCTTGAGAGAAACGTTCCTACGTTTCCAGAGTCGATAATCCAGATGTGCCCCCGAGGGCGTCAATTAGTTATAGCAGACTCAATATGTCTATACCTAGTTGATACTCTCGGGGGCATACGCTTTCTTGCCCAGTTAGGTTCAGTTGCCTTTTCGCTTCGCCAGCTTCCTATTGGCTTTCCGAATGGCATCGAACCAAAGGTCATAGGTGAAGCAGCCTTCCCAGCCCCGGAAGTCGTAATGCCACCACTCCCACGGAAATACAGCGAAACCGACCCGCTCCATCGCCGAACGTAACAGCGTGCGGTGTGCCAGCGACGCACTGTCCGAATCCATGTAGTTGTGATAGGCGCGGGGCGTTGATTCGTCATAACCTGATGGCATGGATAGCCGTTTGCCGGTTTTCAGTTCATACAGCGATAGGTCGATAGCCATTCCTCGGTTATGTTTGGAGCCTTTTCGTGGATCGGCCACAAACGTAGTGTCGCCATGTTCTTCATAAAAAAGCATGGTGATTGCGTAAGGCCGGTATCCGTCGAACAACACCAATCCATAGCCCTGTTTTTTCAGGTTTTCAGCTACCTGCCTTAGGGCTAATGCGGCTGGTTTACGCATGAATACATCGGCGGTTGGGTACAGCTTTCGTTTGAGAAAATTGGTCGTATCGGCATACGTGACGTCGTATTGAGCCTCAGGCAAGATCTGGCGCATATCGACCAGTTCATTGTCGGGGTCAGCCGCTACAATTTTCTCATAAATCGACACATCACTAACCACTGGCAAGCCGTACTTACTTTTGGGTAAATGAAATTTCAGTGGCTGAGCCAGGAGTGATACGCTTGTTGACAGACAAAGAAGGAGTGTGCTCAGGCAGATTGATTTTGTCATGTAGCTGCTGATGAGTGGATTAGCTGTCAACGGCCAGCATCAGAGACCGTTGTTGGCTGATAAAGGAAATAATCATAAATGGCACGGGCCGACTGGGCAATAACCTGCTCTCGCTCGGCTAGCGGCATGGGTGAATCCCCAACGAAAACGGCAATGGCTATGTGGCCGGCCTCATCGGGTAAGGTGATAATGCCCACATCATCAGTAGCTAGGTTATTCAATGAACCCGTTTTATGAGCGATAACCGTGTTAGGAGGCAGGTACCCTTTGAGTCGTGCGGCTCCGCCCCGGCACCGTTCCATGACCCCTAGCAATAAGGCGCGACTTTCGGATTTGAGGGCCGTACCCCGGTAAATTTGTGCCAGTAAATTGACCATCGCTTCAGGGGTTGCGGTATCACGTGGATCGGTTGCCAGTTTGCGGGAAGCCTGCTGCTTCATATCGGGTGTAATGGCACTGTCTAATCGTGCGTAAAAGCCAAGCGTCCACTGATTCGCAGGTGGTAAGGTGATGCCATCGAGGTCGGCCAGTAGTTGAATAATAGTTCGGTCCACCGACATGCCCTGAATACCGAGCGC
This window of the Spirosoma aerolatum genome carries:
- the bla gene encoding class A beta-lactamase: MQSIFQKLPLLLICTWLFGSLSVIAQTSQPIKKPSDIPTKRLERELERISTLAKGKVGICALHLESGKQVSLNVQERFPMASTIKVAIAVQLFTLIEQGKLSLMTMVDLQPSDLHPGSGTLDVLFAKPGVQLSVQNLLELMMVISDNSATDILLRLVGGTEAVQKRVNALGIQGMSVDRTIIQLLADLDGITLPPANQWTLGFYARLDSAITPDMKQQASRKLATDPRDTATPEAMVNLLAQIYRGTALKSESRALLLGVMERCRGGAARLKGYLPPNTVIAHKTGSLNNLATDDVGIITLPDEAGHIAIAVFVGDSPMPLAEREQVIAQSARAIYDYFLYQPTTVSDAGR